The genomic segment TTCAAATGAGAATTTCAATGTTTATTTTACATCACCTCATCAAATTCCTAAGCAGCTAATGTTGGTCATGACCAAAACCACCCTTATTATAATAAAACAATTAGTTCATAGCTAACAGAAGAAAATTAGTCATTTTCCCTTGAATGAAGAACACTAGCATGATAGCATCCTAGACTTACAAAGACAAAATATAATAAACTAATTACAGAAAATACAGTATCCAAATCTAGCACAAGATCCTTATAAGACCAGCAAAACTACTAACCTGTTCAAAGTATGGGACTGCCTCTGTAGCTGACTTGTTGTTGTATGAAATAATGGCATTGGCCTTGACCACAAGACACATAAACTCAAGTGAAACTAAGAAGAAATGACATAAaatggaaaaaaatgaaaaattctGACTAAGAAAACCAACCTTTGGAATCTTTTCAGCAAAATAGCTTCCTGTGAGTATTTGGAGCAATGCACCATTACTGCAAACGAAAACAACAGAAAATGGTGACAATTGACACATCAAACTAACTCAAGCACCTCTCACTTTCTCATTCTTTCACCTACCTATGGCCAACGGAGAAAAGAGGAAGCTCAGAAAGCTGGACAGGAGTTAGATTTGATTGAGGAAGCCCAGAGACCAAGATGGAATCCAAGCAGGCATTGAATCTCTCATAAACTTGTTTAGCAGCATCGGCATGGTCAAAAGTCACATTGTAAGGCACTGATATAATAAGATACCCTTCCTTAGCCAATAGCTCGATGACATAGCTGAACCCCAAAAAAACCCGGGTAGGAAAACAAAGGAAGAACCATGATAATAACTCAATTAATCAAAACCAAAATCAGAAAAGTCTGAGAATTTAACAAGTAAAAACAAAAAGGGTATTTTCCTACCTGTATGTAAGTTCAGGAACAGCTCCCAAAAAGGCCCCTCCCAAGAATTTGATGATTGCCCTGGGCTCCACTCCACTGGGCGGAGGTATTACCAGGCAAGAATCTATTTGAGTGAAATTTAGACTATAGCTGCTTTTGTTGGAGGTGTTATTAGCTCTGAAACTTTCTGACCCGGCATAGCCATCCCACACCGCAGAGACCATGGCTCTACTCCCACCAAATCGGAGCTTGGTTCGGCCATTGAATTGGGTTACAAACAAGTGGTTGGTTCTGCTCTTAGTCAGAGAGGGTAAGCACCTGAATTTGGCACTGAATAAGGAGGCAGATGAAGTAGCCAGAAGCTCCATTCCCAGAAAGAATGAGCTTTTGATTATCCAAAACTAAAGGAGCATCATAATTTTTTTTGCGAAGTTAATGTGAAATTTGGTTTAAGAAAGTTTGCAAATTTGAGTCTTTAATGTAAGTTGGTCGTTCAGCCACGATTTCAAATCAATTCTTTGGCTGATAATAATCCGAACTGTTTTTTACTGGACGATTTTCAATCATTATTAGTCTGAATTTAAGCTcagaaaacaataataaatttGTTGTAATCGATGTGTCCTTTTATTATTAGGAAAAGAAAACGACAGAAATATAAACGTTATTTTCGAAAAATAAGCGACTTTTCTAACTACATGTCGTTTGTTAAGTGAATAaaccaaaataaataattaaatatccaTTTATTTGATACAAGCGCACAAAATAAATTATTCGATAAATACAATTTTGGTTAGTGTGTTTTGCActattatttgtttgtactttatattttattaaattatattttagactttttgtaaatataaaatagatcaaaatagtactCCAAATTTTATTAtagtcaaaataattttaaatataaaatttgtacgccctgattttcccacgggctgattagcgagctgaggtacggCCGAATCATGATTACCATGTGGACGTCcacaagaccggagctgccatcatacgaccctacctcctcagctcgaggtaacctaagggtttgccaagattagactgagtttggactttgaaagccacaggtcgagggaagcatccagctcgtggtacgagctagagttggaggttgtgacctcttataaagtcaaccacgcaaggtaaacgtgcatatatcagacatcacgtgtctaatatatccctgacttctcggacacgcagcaggaacgtgctcatttagacacccacgactggtttgggccgtgcggcccattatccccttacctattgatttgaccacacttatgtgtcaggtttaggaattaatcatgaatgtcccagagttgacatgataggtaagaaggtcacgggatgaccttcttaccaactcccaagtgccttctcctataaatatagagaccttgggagttaaagggggttggattctatattgtaagaaatatcctgtaaaagaatacccagtatatagcaataatactgactagtggagtagaaggattttaacctttgaaccacttaaaaaacgtattttgagtcaccatttcatttccaagatcatttatctatttcggttcaacataagcactaatctctttctcttcttttcttaattacctgttggcgaagaaccgcgtcaacagtttggtgctttcattgagagcaagtcagattagtgttgtcgcaaacatccaactacggtgactactcgatccaggcacggtaacgagacagaacagcatgatgggcagaaggctcatcatattgccatccctggtgaacaaattcctgaagtccagcagcggccaggaaaataGCCGGCAGGCCAAGACGACACTAggagttcagcgccccggccacctaatccgaacccatgttattacactgcggtggagatggagaatgctcagctgatgagctagctagcaatagctaactagcagatcaaggatgtgctggcccgactaccccctctcacaaccgacgctaacgtcggagagaggcaaggcgaggctcctaagtctcgccggggtaatcggtccaggcatagccgctcggacagacttccgacagccaactccactccttcatcgtaccatcgagaggcaaacttcggagaaGTGCCTAAAGCCGGACAACAGCAGTACAgtcgttcggtcagaacttcgaCCCCTAGCTCTCAACCAGCCTCGAACGCGCCTAGGgcagctcgaggaaattccagaaggaggtccggggagggctcgcagcgttAGCCCGTCCCCAGCAGCCGTCctacgcctcgtccagatcgccaggtgcgggacccgcaggttggcagggccgagatgcccccacctaacttgatccgtcctgacggaaccaggatcgcctctccggtcaggcatcctccatctccgatcagatatccatctcctcctcggcccatccgagatatctcagcctatggaagtagcaggagaaacccgccatcagccggaccttcccgacgtagcagggcgccaagggaaagcctggatcctcaccaccaaaggcggactccgagcctatctaa from the Humulus lupulus chromosome X, drHumLupu1.1, whole genome shotgun sequence genome contains:
- the LOC133803345 gene encoding uncharacterized protein LOC133803345 codes for the protein MELLATSSASLFSAKFRCLPSLTKSRTNHLFVTQFNGRTKLRFGGSRAMVSAVWDGYAGSESFRANNTSNKSSYSLNFTQIDSCLVIPPPSGVEPRAIIKFLGGAFLGAVPELTYSYVIELLAKEGYLIISVPYNVTFDHADAAKQVYERFNACLDSILVSGLPQSNLTPVQLSELPLFSVGHSNGALLQILTGSYFAEKIPKANAIISYNNKSATEAVPYFEQLGPLVRQMMPVVEASPVYSMARSASGDAWKVLLDAAGTIIPANDQQTLNSVTKFVDQLPSVFGEVTQGISEFKPSPSENRNRCKNSYNVKHTLLVKFNFDTIDETDLLEETLKPRVESIGGTLEKVELSGNHITPCIQEPKWQVGSVYTPADALAQGLKTLSLNDCRVLVRTISDWFRKLED